GGTCACCCATCAGTAGGTATGTACCTTGATATGGGGATGATAGGGGGTCAATGAGCCTCGATACAaataatcaaaaagaaaataaggcCTACCAAGCATTATGGGTTGATATGCCTTGATATAGTGCGGCATGGGGTTGTATCCATTGACACGGTgcaatatgggatggttggagCCTAGCTCCCTAAAATTAGTTTATGTCGTGGTCCCCTGACCAGTCCTTGGCTACAAGCTATCAGCAGCATTTATTCATACTGCTAATACCTTGAAAAAGTGCTGCAAATATCTTTGCCAGAATTTCTTGTGGCATTTTCTTATGTACCAGTTTAGGATGGTGCCAGCAATTaattgcagatttttttttgcaaatgctgataaaattttatttattaatggCATCTATAAGTGCTGTTAAAGTCTCAGTTCCTGCattgttttcatgtttttggtggCACTTATGTTTGCTGATAATGAACCATTTGGGACACTTGAGGGAATGTTGGTAGAAAAGCTGCATTTATAGGTgcctaaaatatatatttcaatagcGATTATTTGTTGATTTTTCTATGAAGTGCCACTAATATCGTTTAAATTGCAGGTTCCTTATTTAGCTGCTATATTTGTAGTTTTGAGTATTTTCATCCAACCTTGTGTGAGTGCTTTCTATTGATTGCACTAGATTTctttgccttttttttaattttttgttgaGCATAACTTCTTAGTTGTTGAACTTCCACTCTTTGAGCAGATAAGGAGCATTGTATCCAAAAAAGTTGGACCAAATGAGCAGGTATAAAGTCATAACGTTGCAAGTTTATTTTGGTTTAGATGCTGATGAACTTTGCTATAATCTATCTAAGAATGCCACATTCAGATCACTGGTTTATCTGTTTGAGACATTTTACTATTCTAGTTACATAATGTTTCTCACATATTTCTTGTTCTCTAATTACATTTATGGCCTGCTGGCAATTTAAATATTTCACATGTCATCTTCCCCTTTGTCTAGATAATCTCCAACTCAAGGAGAACTTAGTTGTTTGTTCCTTAGTCATATGTGCTTAAGTTGTAACCCACAAGGTAGATCTCCCTATCCACCAGCTATGTTTCTAGATCCCATGGCAGGCCTCTTTTATGCTAAAATATTCTTTGCCAAGTATTTGACAAATCAAAAACTGTGCGCATTTCCATAGCCTTCTTCACTTAGATTTGTACTCTATAGTTGAAACCATGCTGATGGAAAAATACTTGGATAATTATCATGGCAAATTATGAatatttattttcttagatttgtgtatcttattcTTGTAGTACTACTAGAGAAACCAGGTTTACAACTTCTATAAAGTACCTACATGAATTGATACTCCGGTTATTGCATTACACTTAATTATAAGTGAATTTACTGGTTATCACCGGATTACTGATCTTGGTTCCTATCAGACTCATACCAATATTTAACTAGTTTTTCTTGCATCGATTGCTTATCCTCGCCGAAAGAAGGCTTTTTTTAAGTTTCTACAGTGGTTTCAAAAGCTGCCTGCGTCAGCCTTCTTTACCAGTCTGTACATGTGTCAGCCATGAGCCAGTATGGGAGGATAGCTGAACTAGCCCCATATAGGAATGAACCAAGCTATACTGCCTGTTACCACTTGGCATGAGTCTTTAAAGGCCTTTTCAGCAATGTGGGTATGAATTGACTGAGATTCCAGGAGCTACTAAGCCCATTTctgaaattcaaacaatgatCATCCAATTCTTTAGTCTCGAAAAATATTCAACCTTAGTAAATAATCTCTCCCCTTTTTTAATTTCTTGAACAATTTGAGAATAAATTAGTGTTTAATTTGAAAAAACTTGGGGCGGTATGTTATTCCTGGACTTGGTGGTCTTTGTTCACTGGATTCATGTAAATCCAAAAATAATCTGAGCAAATGGTGTTTGTTTGATGCTTTTACCATATTTTGCACAAAATGAGGATTACAAAATCTCCAGCATATGTTGAAATCCATGACTTGGGATcacatttttttccaaaaacatAGAATTAAGACAATAATGCATAAGAAAAATGCAAAAAGGAGGCCAAACAAGCCATACTAGGCAATGTTACTTGGACATGTGACAGGTGTGAATTGTCCAAAAGAATCGGCCATGAGGACACATTTTTGTGTACACATGAATATATACTAACGTATgcttattataaataatatgcTAGATCTATGCTGTTTAACTTCATAAAATTTGACAAAATGTTTACTAATTACTATCTTAGGGTTAAAAAACTTTATTATGGAAGTTGCCAAAAGTAGATACATCATATTTTGACAGTAGAAGTGTCAAGAATTATCATGAAGTGACCTAAATGTCTAAGTGCCAACATGTTAAAAACCCAAAATTTGGAGTGTCCAAGTAACAAAGAGGCATACGACCCTATCAAagcatatttatatataatatatctatCCCCTTTTATTGGCATGGCTCACATGACTTGTGGTCAGTAAAAGTTCAGTACTTGATATTTTGAACCTCGAAACCAACAATGACCAAACTAAGTTTGGGTTTgtgattttgaaaaattctagagtCCTGCATCTTGTTCCTTATGGAGAAGGAGATAAAGTTGATGGAGAGGAGATatgaaacaaaacaaaaaaaggtgATACAGAGTAGAAGAGATATTATAAAACCCACCACAGTAAAAGGTAACAACAAAAAGGAGAAGGCACTACTTAAATTTATTCATGACAAATATAAAATTGTTTTCCAAAATAAGCATAACATGGCAAAGGCACATCTTCCCTATTCCTGAACATCAACTCAATTTATCTCGAGCCTATAACTTCTATAAAAGTAAACTATTGATCAACCTAAATTTCACTATAGGGAAGGTTTGGAACCCTACTATACCCATGACCCTAAATGACTTTATATACAACTGCATATTGTTCCTAGTCACGTCACAGAAAGAGATGCCCAGTTTACGAGGTTTTTGCCACTGTAGGGTCTGAGGAGGGTCAAATGTATGCAACCTTAGCCCCGCACACATAGAGAGGCTGTTTCCATATTTTGAACCCATGACAACCAGGTCGTAGTGGAGCAACCTTACTATTATTCCAAGACTCACCCTCTTTTCTTAGTCACATCATATGCCTTACTAATTCCTGTACGCATATTCATAAGTTATACATCTGCATATTTATAGTACTTTGCACTAATCAAATTATAACACTGCCTAAAATTAGCAAGAATGCACTTTTGCATTATTTAGTTCTAAATCTAACTTAAGATAAATGGCTTCACAACTAGATGAGCTGTTATAATCAGGAAGTGGTCTGCTTTGCATTAACATCGATCTTAGAAGACTGATTTAATTTTAGCACAACTTTTTTATGTTAGACCTGTTAATATTATCTGCAGTTCTACCATTGGTGCCCATTCTGGAGCTCCATTGTAATTAAATATTTAACCTGGTATCCAATTTTTACAAGATTCTGGCTTCTTACTGCTCAAACTGCTGTTATAAATCCGAGATTCTTTGCTCTATCTTAATGCATTCATGGTTGTCTAATAAATCTTGCTTGTTTCAGGGAATGGCCCAAGGATGTATAACTGGCATCAGTTCATTTGCTTCAATTATATCTCCATTCATTTTCACTCCGCTAACAGGTAGTTAGTCAATTGGTTATTCTTTAAAACACTGTGGTTGTATGAAAAGTTCATAAATTGGACTGCCTTCTTTTTCCTTTAGCTTGGTTCCTGTCAGAGGATGCACCATTTAAGTTCAAGGGCTTCAGTATCATGTGTGCTGGATTTGCATCGGTAAGCACTGAGTCACAATCACGTTCCCACTAGTTCTTGTAGTGCTTTTGATATCATTAATCAAATGTTTGTGCAGTTGATAGCCTTCGTGCTTAGTATTATGATGAGGGCTGCACCTCCAACTACAAGCCAGAAACTTGTGAATGGCATTTATGTACAGGCCTGATGCTCAAGAATCTGAATTCAACTCAGCATCTCATTCAGTTGTTCATATTCTGACGATTGGTTAAATGTAAACAAGTGGCATTTGAGAAGCAGAGATTTTGCAAACTGCTTATCCTAGACACTTGCGGCATTATTCCATTGTATGGACTTCTCTGCTGCTCTTGAGCGTATAATCTGACAAGTTAGATGGCAGCTTGTCCTTTGTTTGAGGCCACAGATAGGGAAGGCAAGATGCAGAGTCATTTCTTGTAATTATGTTCGTTTAGATGGCTATTTCTTTCTCTTTAGGTTTTTAGTCTCTTCCTGCTGTGTGACTGCTGCTGCTTCCATGGCATGTCCCGGTGCCCTTACAGTGATTCAACAGGTACGAAGCACATCTTCTTTGTAATCTGTATAGATTATAAACCAAGCACTAAGcatcaaaaaattaatttgtcCACAATGAAGCTTCTTTGTCATGCTCTGATCAGAATGCAAGATCATAATAACTTAATGCCAACAAGCAAAGATTGTTAGTATATCATAGTTGTCTGTCAATAACTCTTGGCTTTCTATCAGATATTCCTTTCCCTTGAGTCATCGTGCATTGTACTTGCAATATTCTACTTCTGGTTGAAAATGAATAAAGATACAAGTAAGAAGAATAATTTGAGAATAGATGGTTTGATTGGAAATGAGCATGACAAGTTGGTGATGGCCCCTTCTAGGAGAAGGAAAAATGAGACATTCACATGATTCAACTGTGTAGATTGTTGGGAAGTAGACCTTTGATGCTTTAGTTAATGTAGTGCTTGTGAAGTGGCTCTTCGTGTTTCTAAGTGATGTCTCCTAAGAGTTCTGTATTTATTTAATGATGGTGTCTTAGGATGTTGTAGTGCATTTATGTAAGGATGTACAAAAGTCATATCATACCTATATAAACCCCTATAATTAATCATCATGTAAGTGGGGAAGTGAAGAAATAGTGTGTTGGGTGTCCCTAAATCACTCCTATTAGAATTTGAGTGTGTGTTCCTTCTCCAAATTTGTTCTTTTTGCTATGTTATTTTGGTCCTACTACAATCCTGGGCATGTAGTCTAGAGTATCTAGTTATATATTAGAGAGTGGTCATACTCTCCAAATGACATAATGATATCAGAACCTCATTAGAAGGCTTGGTGGTAGTTGTGGCCTTGCAAAGAGAAGGGTCAAAAGGTTGGTGGATTGGTTCTTGTTGCCAAGGATGGACTCTCATAGTAGTGGTTTAAACCAGTAGGGAGTAGACAAGCTAAACAGCACCAACTATATGTATCGGATGCTATGCATGGAGAAATTCATACAAGGACAAGTCTTTTAGGGGCATCATTCGGGAGCTGGAAAGATGCTTGTCAAAGATGTTTCGAAAAAGGAATAGTGTTTTGAGAATATTGTGAATTGCAGTGCACTAAGAAATTTGGAAGCATATTGAAAACAAAACTGGGGAGGGGTCCGTGCGGCGCGCATGCGGGCTCCGGAACCAGACAATATTTGGCAGTAGAGCTCCGTATTCTCCTCTTATGTGGCCTCCACGTGGGCACCGGGTGCCTCACGTGTCTTGCGCAGgcaggggcgtgacatttggtatcagagccgaggacggctcttgtccgatgatgggaagggtgtgaggctcaatagttccacatcggaaagactcgttctagagcctaAGCATATGAGGCGAGTGTTTCCAAATCCTGCGGACgcgttttggatggaaaacaaagcCGGAGAGGGGTCTGAGCAGTGCATGTGGCGCGCATGCGGGCCCGAAATCGGACAATATTTAGCAGGGGAGCCTCGTGttccctcctcatgtggcccccatgtgGGCATTGGGTGCCTCACATGCCCCGCGCAggtgggggcgtgacatttggtatcagagccgaggatggctcttgtccgatggttgGAAGGGTTgtaaggcccaatagtcccacatcggaaagacttgtTCCAAAGCCTgagtatatgaggcgggtgtttccaaatcttgcagacgcgttttgggtggaaaagcAAAACCGAGGAGGGGTCTAAGCAGTGTGTGCGGCGCGCGTGCGGgctccggaaccggacaatatctggcagggaagctccgtgttcccccctcatgtggcccccacgtgggcattgGGTGCCGCACGTGCTCCGCGGAGGTGGGGGCGTGATATTTGGTATTAGAGCCAACGATGGCTCATGTTCGATGGTGGGAAggatgtgaggcccaatagtcccacatcggaaagactcgttccagagcctaggCATATGAGTGGGTGTCTTCAAATTCtgtagacgcgttttgggtggaaaacaaaactgaGGAAGGGTCTAAACGGTGCGTGCGGGCttcggaaccggacaatatctggcaggggaggtATGTGTTCCTCCCTTATGTGGCCCCCACATAGGCACTGGGTGCCGCACGTGCCCTGCGGAGGCGGAGGTGTGACAGCGAGATGAGTACATGATGGATGACTGTAGGATGGAGGAGGCCCTCACCGTCGCGAATCATCCTTGCGAGAGACCCCATTCAACCTCGGGAAGAAGACATTGATGGTGAGACAAGAACAAAAGGGTGAGAGgatggggagaagagaagagggagtGAGAGAGGGTGGGGAGTAAAAGTGGCTTGGCGAGATGGCAATTGTGAGAGCTTAGAGGGCGGCATGGTGGTGAAAACCATTGGTGAGAGCCTGCATCTTGTGGCggaggaagggaagaagagaaggagacgaagaggaaaaaagagggCGCTCTTATAACTCTTCAAAAGGTAGTGGTATGATGTGTTCCTGTTCCCTTAAACAAGCATCTATTGGTCGTTCAAAAAAAATGATCTGCCGATTCCATGACCTATCCATCATTGTATTTATATTAACACGGAGTCTCGTACTTGGAGTAAGAACTAATCCAGACCTAGTCTATAGCCTATATggattaggagacactgcagtATGGGCCTATTAGAGTTAACCATGAGCTTGATTGGTGGTGTTCGTGAATAGATTTGTGGTATTTGTTAATGAATTtgcataaatttaaatttttaacttGGTGAGAATACCATGACTTAAATGAGGTATATGTGTGTGTTTAATTCCATGTCAGCTATGCATTGGATAGATCTAAattacttatataggatcaaaacaattaaattatatattccGATAAATCTTTTTGAATGTAGTTCTAGATTGTTACACACTTGATGGCGTAGAGTGGCCGATCATTCTTTAAAAACACCCGCTTGTTATAGGGGTCTGCAGCAATGGTTAAGTCGAGGTTGTAGAAGGATTCCTTGATGCCGGGATTAGAGGCGACGTTTGATTGGATCGGGTTGATGGCGCCCTCCGGTGCCGACTCCTTGAGGAGGGGCGGGGATAACCAAGCTACGTCTGTCATTGCCGAGCGCCGTGGATAACCAAGGAACCACAAGATCTTCAGATAAGATGGTTACAATTGGGGATGCATTTCGGATTGGATATTTGTTGCTGAGGATGAGGTCAAAATCCAAGTTCTTAGTACCTTTCAGAGCAAGGTTCCATCAAATTTCATTACCCTGCCTTCAACTCGCTCGCCACCCAACTCCTAATTCTCtgctgcaaattttttttttctattgtaTTTTCTCTGTATTGTATTCCCTATTTGTTTTGGTTGTACTTATATCGTTTTCTCAATGAAGCTGACGTGTGACCAtctttaggttttttttttaaaaaaaaataaactatataCCTATCATTTTTTAAGCATTGGATTGTCCCCTTGGTCTTGTACAGCATCCATTAGTAACGTGCGTTTTTCGTCTTGGTTGATGATTAGTTAGGAGATTGGAAGAGTTGATTCAATGAACACCTGAGTTCATTGTGTTGGTGCTTTTTGATTCCAGGGGTTCTGTTTGTATTAGGAGGAGACAGGTATGTATGTCTATGTATGAGAAATGATTCATTAATCTTGGAAAAAATTATAGACAAATTAAGATCAAAACTTGAGCCTTGAAACAAGTTCCTTTTTCCTGCAGGGTTATCTCCTCTTTCATTCAATCTAGAAGCCATGAGAATACCCTCATAGCATACAAGTTTTCACCATTGGCATAAAGACATATTTATAGAGCTGGCAAATCCGATGTCATATTGCATAAATATAATCCCTCAAGCCTACAAGACTACCAAATATGAAGTTttcatataaaaaatttataaatataaacaGTCGGAATTTAAGGCTATATATAGCAATCTTCACATTGACTCAATTTCCATCGAGCCTTTGTATGGCAACACGTATAACAAAAGTTTAGCAACACGTATAACAAAAGTTTACCATACCGGCCAGTACTGTTTCAACATCTTTacctcaaaaaaatatttgatagaAACTGGTAAAAATTTAGTAATATAATTGGTGTCACATCCCACATATACTATGCAGCGGCATTAACCTGCCCTtcattttctaattaaattgtCCAACATAACAAAATAGATAAATGACAACAATAGGAGCTGCTGCCATGGTAAGATATAATTGGCATATGGGAACCCTAACTCTAGATCTAAAACATCCTCCAACAAATAAATGAGAATAGagatgcattaaatcagcaagcTATATTATCAACTCTAACTAGAATATGAGATTCTATTCGTATGTACCAGATTTTTCAGGTTACATAAACTGTGAATGCGTGCTTTGCTTATTTGGATGCCTACTCCAGAAGTATAGACCCATTTGACAGATGTAAGGATAGAAATAACtattaaataagaaaagtttaaaTAGTCTCAAAGCAAAAAAGTATAATTTATTCATATGTACAGTTTTCTTAGAGTTTCTGTTCATGGTAAATGCATGATTCAGTTGACTATACAATCCGCTGGATTCCCAGATGAATCTCCATTCTCATCAGAAGAACTATTTCCATCGGTCAAATGCATTATAAGATTCATCAGGTCAGCATTACCAGGCCAGTCTTCACCACGGTGTCCCGAGTTAGATCGTCGCCTCTGCAGTGCCAACACCTGTGTTATCATGTCTTCTGGAAATGAGAACTGGTAAAGTCTGCTCCTTCTCTTATGCCGCTTTAACTGGTAATTTCACAGGAGCCATACCGTCAACGCCATCATCACAAACGTCACCAACAATTCCATCATCATTCATCATCaagatcatcatcatcataacaAACAGGACcaacatcatcatcataatcaccatcaaaatagaaatcatcatcatcatcaccatcaATGTCATAGCCATCACCATAGTAATAGTCATAGTCATCAAGTGTAGAGCAATCAATTTGAACAGCAATAAGTGCCTTGATCACACACGGAGCAGCAGAGAAATTAGAACTTCCTCTGCTGCCCAATCTATGTAAAGCCTTGAAAACTCAAATCCATTTTTCCAGTAGGGAGGGGAAGAATTTCAGCTAGAAAATCTAGTGTAGGGCTCAAATGATTAAGTTTTATTTCAAGAAAAGTAGGATACGAGATGCACTATACACGGTCACGGATGGCTGGTCAGATGAAGGTGCAAAAAAACAAGTTTACATGTTAATAGACATTGCCAAATTCAGAAACAGCGGttgcaaaatgaaaatataacccCTCCGACATGAGCTACAAGATCTGAAATTTCTACAAACAGAAAAGCACATTTTCTGGATAAAATATGAACAGCACCCAAATAGgttgattacaaagaattaattattctaaaaacaTATTCGGTATTTTGTCATGTATATCCGTTAAAAAGTGCTCATTTGATCATTCACCTCTCAAAAGAGCAAAACATATACCCCTTCAAAAAGTCTAAAATTTGTATACGTGCTgatctgaaaatatgaaacTTGCATGTGTCCCTCTAAAAGTTTACCCCTCACATGACCTTTCTAAAAATTTGAAACTTGCATAAAAGCCCCTGCAGTTTGCTTAAATCCTCCAAACGATAAGTAACAACATTATCttcctcaagaagaaaaaaatgaaacaatatgATTACCTTTTTTTTGGTTTACAAGGATTTTTGGGAATAAAACCTTTGAAAAGTACTTGACTATTTTCATGTCCTTGAAAGTATGAAAAGTACAAATGTATTATTGGTTTAAATTTCATATATTCTCCCCAAAATGGCCAAAAGTATTCAAAATTTAAGAATAATTAAGGGAAAACAGCCGATGACCAAGTTAACTTTAACCTAGACAAACTAAGATTAGAATGAAGTGACTGCAACATGATAAGAGTACTTTTACTTTTAGAAGGTGCATATGTGCACTATTGACATTTTGAAGGGTAAATAAGAAACCGTGGACAaaaatcccaaaaataccaacaTCAAATGAAGATAATTGATACCAATTGTACTCAAAAAGAACTGATAGTGAAATAGCAAAAAGCAACTGAAATGCAAGCAGAGAGCAGCAGAACACATACCTCATCCATGTTTACTGGCAGAGCTGGTTCCAGGGCATTGGGAGTCCAAATCTTAACATCCTTCTCAATGCCACTACTTGCAATCACGGTAGCATATGGATGAGGTTCGATGCAATTCACCACATACTTGTCCCCTTCCATGACACGCAACAATTCCCCATCTCTCTTCCTCCAAATGAAGATTCGGCCACAGTCTGATCCACTAGTGACATACTCACAGTTGGGACCAAAAAAGCTCACACCCTTCACAGTCTCAGAGTTACGGTGTCCCTTGTATACTTGAGGTTCAGACGGATTTGCATCAGCAGGGGATGATGATGAAAATGATTGGGACCCATCTCTGGTTTCAGTGTCCTTGGCAGCAGGTTTTGGTGATTTAGGTACTGGGTTGGGTCCCAAACCTTGATCTTTAGTGAAAAGATAAATCTGCTCATCATTGTATGAGGCCAGCAGCTCACTCTGGTCTGAGAATGCCAAACCTGTTATTCCAACATGTCCATCACCAATAAGATGTGGTGGGCAGAAACAGTTGGTTGGACAATCACAATCAGTTGATCCATCCCATTTGAACTTGCGGATGTCATAAACTCGAGCATATTCATCTGTTCCTGCAATTGCAAAAAAATTGGGGTTCCTTTGATCTATTGCAATAGTGTTTAGTTGAACACTTTGCTGAAACTCCGACCTATCTGGAAAAGATTTGCATGTAAATAGCTTTGTAGCAGATTTTGTTCTCAAATCAAACTGCATAAATGGTGACTTTGTTAGGCTTATGTAAAGGTGACTCATGCTTACAAAGGAACTGGAGAAAATGTAAAGCTTACAAAGAACTCACATGTTGAACTAGGCCATCTTCACCACaggtataaaatatgtaagGGCTTCCGGGCTCAATAGCTAACTTATGAGCCCGACCTTCATGTTGGGCTAGCAATGAAGTCAACACCTTTCCACCTTCACGTATCTCAGCATGTCTCACCTAGTGATATGAAGGAAATATATGCATTCCTTACATGCTCACAATACATAACATCCGAGGTTTAAAGGGAGGGCAAGAGAAAGGGAACGGCACGTACCTCCCCATCTGCAGCACAGGTAACAATGATCCGATCCTCCATGTATGGCATGAATTTTGCTTGAAAAACATTGTTTGAATGGCCTGAGTGGAAGGACAATTTAACAA
Above is a genomic segment from Phoenix dactylifera cultivar Barhee BC4 chromosome 2, palm_55x_up_171113_PBpolish2nd_filt_p, whole genome shotgun sequence containing:
- the LOC103708682 gene encoding DDB1- and CUL4-associated factor 8-like → MRRACKRGRGFGRGIVQLWDREVGDVSPRSFARRIAAAEDLVLRFGIHKKLEKHGGCVNTVSFNADGDILVSGSDDRMVILWNWDAGLVKLSFHSGHSNNVFQAKFMPYMEDRIIVTCAADGEVRHAEIREGGKVLTSLLAQHEGRAHKLAIEPGSPYIFYTCGEDGLVQHFDLRTKSATKLFTCKSFPDRSEFQQSVQLNTIAIDQRNPNFFAIAGTDEYARVYDIRKFKWDGSTDCDCPTNCFCPPHLIGDGHVGITGLAFSDQSELLASYNDEQIYLFTKDQGLGPNPVPKSPKPAAKDTETRDGSQSFSSSSPADANPSEPQVYKGHRNSETVKGVSFFGPNCEYVTSGSDCGRIFIWRKRDGELLRVMEGDKYVVNCIEPHPYATVIASSGIEKDVKIWTPNALEPALPVNMDELKRHKRRSRLYQFSFPEDMITQVLALQRRRSNSGHRGEDWPGNADLMNLIMHLTDGNSSSDENGDSSGNPADCIVN